One stretch of Ipomoea triloba cultivar NCNSP0323 chromosome 8, ASM357664v1 DNA includes these proteins:
- the LOC116027291 gene encoding oxysterol-binding protein-related protein 2A isoform X2, translated as MLRPANDNLSILPRSVSVSTEKLKKRLLDEGINEGLVKDCEQIMLSEFSEIQGQLQFLSEERSNLLDTLQQLEATNIETEASGVPDGDYQLLKREYPNLGRGKYSEWSTTESSDDVEKQELEEASDEEEARFFDTNDYFPEPSVSCELEKPTNDMMQKSADKDTSMCLQVERRKKLPDPIEKEKGVSLWSMIKDNVGKDLTRVCLPVYFNEPLSSLQRSFEDLEYSYLLDRAYKHGKEGNTLQRILNVAAFAVSGYASTEGRHCKPFNPLLGETYEADFPEKGIRFFSEKVSHHPTVIACHCEGRGWKFWGDSNLKSKFWGRSIQLDPVGTLTLEFDDGEIFQWSKVTTGIYNLILGKIYCDHHGIMDIRGNRQYSCKLKFKEQSLLDRNPHQVHGFVEDVSGTKVATLFGKWDESIYYLNGEWNSKPKDLSDASLLWKSNKPPQNLTRYNMSSFAITLNELTPGLKEKLPPTDSRLRPDQRSLENGEYDKANAEKLRLEMRQRMSRKLQENGWKPRWFKSEGEDGTFRYVGGYWETRENGKWDGCPDIFGQVDQTLINSFDGS; from the exons ATGCTTAGACCAGCCAATGATAATCTCTCCATTTTACCCAGGAGTGTATCTGTGTCAACTGAAAAGCTAAAGAAGCGTTTGCTTGATGAAGGAATCAATGAAGGACTAGTTAAGGATTGTGAGCAGATAATGCTTTCTGAATTTTCAGAAATCCAAGGTCAACTTCAATTTCTTTCTGAGGAGCGTTCAAATTTGTTAGACACTTTACAACAGTTAGAG GCAACCAATATTGAAACCGAGGCGTCTGGAGTTCCAGATGGTGACTACCAATTGTTAAAGCGTGAATACCCAAATTTAGGACGTGGAAAGTACAGTG AATGGAGCACCACTGAATCATCTGATGATGTTGAGAAACAAGAGCTAGAGGAAGCATCAGATGAAGAGGAAGCTAGATTTTTTGACACTAATGACTACTTTCCTGAACCTTCTGTCAGCTGTGAGCTTGAAAAACCTACTAATGATATGATGCAAAAGAGTGCTGATAAGGATACTTCCATGTGTCTGCAAGTAGAAAGGCGAAAGAAACTCCCTGATCCAATTGAAAAAGAGAAGGGAGTTAGTTTATGGTCTATGATTAAAGACAATGTTGGAAAAGATCTGACACGAGTGTGTCTTCCAGTTTACTTTAATGAACCGTTATCATCCCTTCAGAGAAGCTTTGAAGACTTGGAGTACTCCTATCTTTTAGATAGGGCATACAAGCATGGGAAAGAG GGGAACACTCTACAGAGGATTTTGAATGTTGCTGCTTTTGCTGTGTCTGGGTATGCATCAACTGAAGGCCGGCACTGTAAACCTTTCAATCCTTTGTTGGGAGAAACCTATGAGGCTGATTTTCCAGAGAAAGGAATCCGATTCTTCTCTGAGAAG GTTAGTCACCACCCAACAGTTATTGCCTGTCATTGTGAAGGTAGAGGTTGGAAATTCTGGGGTGATAGTAACCTTAAATCCAAATTTTGGGGGAGATCAATTCAACTTGATCCTGTTGGAACTCTAACTTTAGAATTTGATGATGGGGAGATTTTTCAGTGGAGCAAG GTCACAACTGGTATATATAACCTTATCCTTGGCAAGATATACTGCGATCACCATGGGATAATGGATATACGCGGTAATCGCCAATACTCATGCAAATTGAAATTCAAAGAGCAATCTCTTCTTGATCGCAACCCTCACCAG GTTCATGGATTTGTTGAAGATGTCTCGGGCACTAAAGTAGCTACGCTATTTGGCAAGTGGGACGAGAGCATATATTACTTGAATGGAGAATGGAATAGCAAGCCAAAAGATTTATCTGATGCATCATTATTGTGGAAAAGCAATAAGCCTCCACAGAACCTCACTCGATACAACATGTCTTCTTTTGCAATTACACTGAATGAGTTAACTCCAGGACTGAAG GAGAAGCTCCCACCTACCGACTCAAGACTTAGACCAGATCAGCGATCTCTGGAGAACGGGGAATATGATAAAGCAAATGCAGAGAAACTGCGACTGGAGATGCGGCAGAGAATG TCCAGGAAATTACAAGAAAATGGATGGAAGCCTAGATGGTTCAAAAGTGAAGGTGAAGACGGGACTTTCCGCTATGTAGGTGGATACTGGGAAACACGGGAGAATGGGAAATGGGATGGATGCCCAGATATATTCGGTCAAGTTGATCAAACTCTCATCAATTCTTTCGATGGATCCTGA
- the LOC116027291 gene encoding oxysterol-binding protein-related protein 2A isoform X1: MRAREMHPLCCITLASGAIGDRSPEPAETTAMLLRTGSAVVGSDANAGGSEATSVAGVLYKWTNYHKGWRSRWFNLRNGVLSYSKTCHPDHISFAAAAADDVKLIGHIPSADDFGRRKHRKTIRIVHLKVSSFRESRSDDRRFYIFTATKTLHLRTNSRKEREAWIEALVSTRNIFMLRPANDNLSILPRSVSVSTEKLKKRLLDEGINEGLVKDCEQIMLSEFSEIQGQLQFLSEERSNLLDTLQQLEATNIETEASGVPDGDYQLLKREYPNLGRGKYSEWSTTESSDDVEKQELEEASDEEEARFFDTNDYFPEPSVSCELEKPTNDMMQKSADKDTSMCLQVERRKKLPDPIEKEKGVSLWSMIKDNVGKDLTRVCLPVYFNEPLSSLQRSFEDLEYSYLLDRAYKHGKEGNTLQRILNVAAFAVSGYASTEGRHCKPFNPLLGETYEADFPEKGIRFFSEKVSHHPTVIACHCEGRGWKFWGDSNLKSKFWGRSIQLDPVGTLTLEFDDGEIFQWSKVTTGIYNLILGKIYCDHHGIMDIRGNRQYSCKLKFKEQSLLDRNPHQVHGFVEDVSGTKVATLFGKWDESIYYLNGEWNSKPKDLSDASLLWKSNKPPQNLTRYNMSSFAITLNELTPGLKEKLPPTDSRLRPDQRSLENGEYDKANAEKLRLEMRQRMSRKLQENGWKPRWFKSEGEDGTFRYVGGYWETRENGKWDGCPDIFGQVDQTLINSFDGS, encoded by the exons ATGCGGGCCAGGGAGATGCATCCGCTGTGCTGCATAACGCTGGCGAGCGGGGCGATCGGAGACCGATCGCCGGAGCCGGCGGAGACGACGGCGATGCTGCTGCGGACTGGTTCGGCGGTGGTCGGATCTGATGCCAATGCGGGGGGATCCGAGGCCACTAGCGTCGCCGGCGTGTTGTATAAGTGGACTAATTACCACAAGGGCTGGAGATCCCGATGGTTCAATCTCCGTAACGGCGTTCTATCGTATTCCAAAACTTGTCACCCGGACCACATCTCtttcgccgccgccgccgccgacgacGTTAagctaatcggccacatcccgtCCGCCGACGACTTCGGCCGCCGTAAACACCGCAAAACCATCCGCATTGTTCACCTCAAg GTCTCATCATTTCGGGAGAGCAGGTCAGATGATAGGAGGTTTTACATATTTACAGCTACAAAGACTCTTCATTTAAGGACAAATTCAAGGAAAGAGAGAGAAGCTTGGATAGAAGCATTGGTTTCAACCAGAAATATCTTTATGCTTAGACCAGCCAATGATAATCTCTCCATTTTACCCAGGAGTGTATCTGTGTCAACTGAAAAGCTAAAGAAGCGTTTGCTTGATGAAGGAATCAATGAAGGACTAGTTAAGGATTGTGAGCAGATAATGCTTTCTGAATTTTCAGAAATCCAAGGTCAACTTCAATTTCTTTCTGAGGAGCGTTCAAATTTGTTAGACACTTTACAACAGTTAGAG GCAACCAATATTGAAACCGAGGCGTCTGGAGTTCCAGATGGTGACTACCAATTGTTAAAGCGTGAATACCCAAATTTAGGACGTGGAAAGTACAGTG AATGGAGCACCACTGAATCATCTGATGATGTTGAGAAACAAGAGCTAGAGGAAGCATCAGATGAAGAGGAAGCTAGATTTTTTGACACTAATGACTACTTTCCTGAACCTTCTGTCAGCTGTGAGCTTGAAAAACCTACTAATGATATGATGCAAAAGAGTGCTGATAAGGATACTTCCATGTGTCTGCAAGTAGAAAGGCGAAAGAAACTCCCTGATCCAATTGAAAAAGAGAAGGGAGTTAGTTTATGGTCTATGATTAAAGACAATGTTGGAAAAGATCTGACACGAGTGTGTCTTCCAGTTTACTTTAATGAACCGTTATCATCCCTTCAGAGAAGCTTTGAAGACTTGGAGTACTCCTATCTTTTAGATAGGGCATACAAGCATGGGAAAGAG GGGAACACTCTACAGAGGATTTTGAATGTTGCTGCTTTTGCTGTGTCTGGGTATGCATCAACTGAAGGCCGGCACTGTAAACCTTTCAATCCTTTGTTGGGAGAAACCTATGAGGCTGATTTTCCAGAGAAAGGAATCCGATTCTTCTCTGAGAAG GTTAGTCACCACCCAACAGTTATTGCCTGTCATTGTGAAGGTAGAGGTTGGAAATTCTGGGGTGATAGTAACCTTAAATCCAAATTTTGGGGGAGATCAATTCAACTTGATCCTGTTGGAACTCTAACTTTAGAATTTGATGATGGGGAGATTTTTCAGTGGAGCAAG GTCACAACTGGTATATATAACCTTATCCTTGGCAAGATATACTGCGATCACCATGGGATAATGGATATACGCGGTAATCGCCAATACTCATGCAAATTGAAATTCAAAGAGCAATCTCTTCTTGATCGCAACCCTCACCAG GTTCATGGATTTGTTGAAGATGTCTCGGGCACTAAAGTAGCTACGCTATTTGGCAAGTGGGACGAGAGCATATATTACTTGAATGGAGAATGGAATAGCAAGCCAAAAGATTTATCTGATGCATCATTATTGTGGAAAAGCAATAAGCCTCCACAGAACCTCACTCGATACAACATGTCTTCTTTTGCAATTACACTGAATGAGTTAACTCCAGGACTGAAG GAGAAGCTCCCACCTACCGACTCAAGACTTAGACCAGATCAGCGATCTCTGGAGAACGGGGAATATGATAAAGCAAATGCAGAGAAACTGCGACTGGAGATGCGGCAGAGAATG TCCAGGAAATTACAAGAAAATGGATGGAAGCCTAGATGGTTCAAAAGTGAAGGTGAAGACGGGACTTTCCGCTATGTAGGTGGATACTGGGAAACACGGGAGAATGGGAAATGGGATGGATGCCCAGATATATTCGGTCAAGTTGATCAAACTCTCATCAATTCTTTCGATGGATCCTGA